A region from the Kribbella shirazensis genome encodes:
- a CDS encoding HAD-IB family phosphatase: MPGYDGHLDRKQFRGAFPRWGRLIGQLQQVSSPKFPVDRAKRQLVVGDFLCQLNRDGDAWKNTGSNPLPAYAETWSGTTDSESGIDPVYAMARTANDLDVYNDAVGHLPDDEYLARVRESVLAVAPMRQNPLDGGEGLGGLVRYTTRNVEVAGRGHAVFTIDVQPVDDSRGPLGLRRDGDAFTIEVDVKMPTMIQRSSESERARRSIVGVQLPGLKPITPLLRPVADLAADKMAALALQPGVGDGIAAPRFKDIADLYYIARTCPVDGDKLRKALAENWHWREAGRSGPPHPYRFYGQAPARDDETEILWDQGFRQLRARIPQLQDYPEFKEMTETIGTFLDGAADPSNGVWDPAVGQWRPSVRSEVASTIDRALAPESRTTTPQQPMVPMQRHLFVFDVDHTLSKHDTLDTLAELAGRLPEVQAAQTGDYETSIRAKIAVLRGVDESLVRQVADGVELSEGAEQLIRELKAAGHEVAIASGGFDAVVGPLAERLGVERYAAGKLGIEDGVLTGEVSGLVDGPGKVTAIRRWNEELGIPPERTIAIGDGSNDVDMFEAVGFAAGYQPGTAAAAASHTILRDMGQLNRVVHLPPPDRLTTPTTSRRGASERTA; the protein is encoded by the coding sequence ATGCCGGGGTACGACGGTCACCTCGACCGCAAGCAGTTCCGTGGCGCCTTCCCGCGCTGGGGCCGGCTCATCGGGCAGCTCCAGCAGGTCAGCAGCCCGAAGTTCCCGGTCGATCGCGCCAAGCGGCAGCTGGTCGTCGGCGACTTCCTCTGCCAGCTGAACCGGGACGGTGACGCCTGGAAGAACACCGGCTCCAACCCGCTCCCGGCGTACGCCGAGACGTGGTCCGGGACGACCGATTCCGAATCCGGGATCGACCCGGTCTACGCGATGGCCCGCACCGCGAACGACCTCGACGTCTACAACGACGCGGTCGGCCACCTGCCGGACGACGAGTACCTGGCCCGGGTCCGGGAGTCCGTCCTCGCGGTCGCGCCGATGCGGCAGAACCCGCTCGACGGCGGCGAGGGCCTCGGCGGGCTGGTCCGCTACACGACCCGGAACGTCGAGGTCGCCGGCCGCGGGCATGCCGTCTTCACCATCGACGTACAGCCGGTCGACGACAGCCGCGGACCGCTTGGCCTGCGGCGCGACGGGGACGCGTTCACGATCGAGGTCGACGTGAAGATGCCGACCATGATCCAGCGGTCGAGCGAGTCCGAGCGGGCCCGGCGGTCGATCGTCGGCGTACAGCTCCCCGGCCTGAAGCCCATCACGCCGCTGCTGCGGCCGGTCGCGGACCTGGCGGCGGACAAGATGGCGGCCCTCGCCCTGCAGCCGGGCGTCGGCGACGGCATCGCCGCGCCCCGGTTCAAGGACATCGCCGACCTGTACTACATCGCGCGGACCTGTCCGGTGGACGGCGACAAGCTCCGGAAAGCGCTGGCGGAAAACTGGCACTGGCGCGAGGCCGGCCGCAGCGGGCCGCCGCACCCGTACCGCTTCTACGGGCAGGCGCCGGCCCGCGACGACGAGACCGAGATCCTTTGGGACCAGGGTTTCCGGCAGCTGCGGGCGCGGATCCCGCAGCTCCAGGACTACCCGGAGTTCAAGGAAATGACGGAAACCATCGGCACTTTCCTGGACGGTGCCGCCGATCCGTCGAACGGCGTGTGGGACCCGGCCGTCGGGCAGTGGCGGCCGTCGGTGCGCAGCGAGGTCGCCTCGACGATCGACCGCGCACTGGCTCCGGAGAGCAGGACGACGACCCCGCAGCAGCCGATGGTCCCGATGCAGCGGCACCTGTTCGTGTTCGACGTCGACCACACGCTGAGCAAGCACGACACCCTGGACACGCTGGCCGAGCTGGCGGGGCGGCTGCCCGAGGTCCAGGCGGCACAGACCGGGGACTACGAGACGTCGATCCGCGCCAAGATCGCCGTACTGCGTGGCGTCGACGAGTCACTCGTCCGCCAGGTGGCGGACGGCGTCGAGCTGAGCGAAGGCGCCGAGCAGCTGATCCGCGAACTGAAGGCCGCCGGCCACGAGGTCGCGATCGCGAGTGGCGGATTCGACGCCGTCGTCGGGCCGCTCGCGGAGCGCCTCGGCGTCGAGCGGTACGCGGCCGGGAAGCTCGGAATCGAGGACGGCGTACTCACCGGGGAGGTCAGCGGCCTGGTCGACGGCCCCGGGAAGGTCACGGCCATCCGCCGGTGGAACGAGGAACTCGGCATCCCACCGGAGCGCACCATCGCGATCGGGGACGGCAGCAACGACGTGGACATGTTCGAGGCGGTCGGCTTCGCCGCCGGCTACCAGCCCGGCACGGCCGCGGCCGCGGCGTCCCACACGATCCTCCGCGACATGGGCCAACTGAACCGCGTGGTCCACCTCCCACCCCCCGACCGCCTCACCACCCCAACCACCAGCCGCCGCGGCGCCTCCGAACGCACCGCCTGA